A stretch of Longimicrobium sp. DNA encodes these proteins:
- a CDS encoding IS3 family transposase — protein sequence MSTLRACQLLELPRSSWYWTQAEPATAPRREAERLQLRERIEALCLEFPGYGYRRVTAQVQREGWAVNHKRVQGIMQTESLQCHVKRSWIGTTQSAHAYRRVTVQAGGRIGHGCDSIRM from the coding sequence ATGTCCACCCTCCGGGCGTGTCAGTTGCTGGAGTTGCCGCGCAGTAGTTGGTACTGGACACAGGCGGAGCCGGCTACCGCCCCCCGCCGCGAAGCGGAGCGCCTGCAACTGCGAGAGCGGATCGAGGCGCTGTGCCTGGAGTTCCCGGGCTACGGCTACCGGCGCGTGACCGCGCAGGTGCAGCGGGAAGGCTGGGCGGTCAACCACAAGCGGGTGCAGGGGATCATGCAGACCGAGAGCCTGCAGTGCCACGTGAAACGGAGCTGGATCGGGACGACCCAGAGTGCGCATGCTTACCGCCGTGTAACCGTTCAGGCGGGTGGGCGGATTGGCCACGGCTGTGATTCCATTAGGATGTGA